A single Oncorhynchus nerka isolate Pitt River linkage group LG10, Oner_Uvic_2.0, whole genome shotgun sequence DNA region contains:
- the LOC115136428 gene encoding T-cell leukemia homeobox protein 3-like: MERAPSSSPSGVNQPSQPPQHEPISFGIDQILSGTDQDGSQNTARSGSDTGNFTSGGSYHLVSPSGASAAPFTSLSGSFHGIASSYEESSAYGVNLTFTPGGVIRVPAHRPLAAAVPPPIASAVPGLGSISFPWMESSQRFAKERFAAALTPFTVTRRIGHPYQNRTPPKRKKPRTSFSRVQICELEKRFHRQKYLASAERAALAKTLKMTDAQVKTWFQNRRTKWRRQTAEEREAERQQANRLMIQLQHDAFQKSLSDSVPSDPLCIHNSSLFALQNLQPWASEEAAKMGRVTALV, encoded by the exons ATGGAGCGGGCGCCAAGCTCAAGCCCCAGCGGCGTAAATCAGCCCTCACAACCTCCCCAGCATGAACCTATTAGTTTCGGCATTGACCAGATTCTCAGTGGTACCGACCAGGACGGTTCACAGAACACCGCCCGGAGTGGTTCGGATACTGGGAACTTCACAAGTGGAGGAAGTTACCACCTCGTTAGTCCAAGTGGAGCCAGTGCAGCGCCCTTCACTTCGCTTTCCGGTTCTTTCCATGGAATCGCATCATCATACGAGGAATCAAGTGCATACGGAGTGAACTTGACTTTCACCCCAGGAGGGGTGATACGAGTCCCGGCGCACAGGCCGCTGGCCGCCGCAGTGCCTCCTCCTATAGCCAGCGCGGTACCAGGGCTAGGCAGCATCAGCTTCCCCTGGATGGAGAGCAGCCAAAGATTCGCAAAGGAAAGATTCGCAG ctgcactGACGCCATTCACAGTGACCCGGCGGATTGGTCACCCCTATCAGAACCGCACCCCTCCGAAGAGGAAGAAGCCGCGGACATCTTTCTCCCGGGTGCAGATCTGTGAGCTGGAGAAACGCTTTCATAGACAGAAGTACCTGGCCAGCGCTGAACGGGCCGCTCTCGCCAAGACCCTCAAGATGACCGACGCACAGGTCAAGACCTGGTTCCAGAACCGCAGGACCAAGTGGAG GCGACAGACAGctgaggagagggaggcggagcgGCAGCAGGCCAATCGGCTGATGATCCAGCTGCAGCATGATGCCTTCCAGAAGTCCTTGAGTGACTCGGTTCCGTCCGATCCACTCTGCATCCACAACTCCTCCCTGTTCGCCCTGCAGAACCTGCAGCCGTGGGCCTCTGAGGAAGCAGCAAAGATGGGCCGTGTCACCGCTCTAGTGTGA